From the genome of Anas acuta chromosome 29, bAnaAcu1.1, whole genome shotgun sequence:
CTCCTTACCTGCAGCTTCCATGAAAGTCTTGTTTAACCGGAACGTGAGAAGGGGTTCTTTCAAGCTGCGTAGGAAGTCTTTCAGAAGGCCGCAGATAGCGTGGATATCATCCACTTTACTgagcaaaggaatgttttttgATCTCAGGTACTTCTCTTTCAGCTCTCTCACTGTCTTGTCACAGCCAGATATCCGGTAAAGACCCATCTGTTGACAGAAAGCCTTGCTTACAGACAGAATATAGACTGCACATGTAAAATCTACATTCTTCTGCTCCCACATTTCCCTCCACACCTGAGCGTAGACACTGCTGCTCACTCAGTCACCCCACTGAGCAGTGCTACACACCCAGTAAACAAGAGACGTTTGGGTTAATGATTTGCTTCTCTTAACACCACAACCTATTTCATTAGCACTGTTTCAcacctcattttgtttttacctcATGTAGCCCTCGCTGCTCGATCTCATTAACACAGTGCACTATGATGGAAGGGATCATTGGAGGAGCAGAAGGGACATAGTCCATTAAGGTCCCCTAAgaggcagaagagcagaaaaaaataaggtattCGGGTCTCCAAGACGAATCTAGAGAGATCTAGACTCAAAAACATGCATTATTTCTCCTTCATCATCCCTGGGACGCACAGTACCACACCCCTCAGCACAATGCTGCAGGATCGCATGTGCAGAGCAGCCATATACACAACTTGAGACTCTCCTAATAAATCACCCCCATCATCCATTGTCCTGAAACAATGCTTTAGCAAgttcatttgtatttcattatgCAGCTCTGAGCAACAGGCGCTCTTCTGTAGAAGACAAATTTGGAGCCTAAGCACATTCTACCTCTAACCTAGGATTATTTGTGTCAGCAGCTATAGTCCCCCAAGCTCCCCATACACACTTACTTCCCCAATTTGGACAGGAGTGCCAGTCAAGGTGGGGATACAGGGAAGGGGACAGCGGTCCCGACACTCTGGATGAGCGACCACACGGCAGCTTCTGCACTTCAGAGATATTTTTCCAAACTTTATTCTCTTTCCACAAGGAACACACGATTCCGGCTTGATAACCTAATGATTCAGAACATATAAATGTTATACAGGTATGATTAATATTGACTGGAGACATAACAGCTGGTAGCCTCTTATCAATAGCTTGATATCACaatcacacacacattttaCGAAGCGAGATGAACTTGCAAGTTTTTCCTGACCTACCgtttttgaaacaaattcatGCAGCCTCACTCCCCCATTGTTTTGGGGGGTGCAAGAGCCATTACTCTCTGATTTGGATTCCAGCTGCTTGCTGCCCAAGTTTGAATCACTGTTCCAAGGCTGCAAAGGACCTGGAAGACAAAAGAGTAACATTGGCTAGGTGGGAATCAGTCCTTTGTGTGATCTTTGctcaaaaaaaatgcattataaatCAGAGGCAGCTGCTTAGGTCCTGGAGGAAGGTAACTAGCATTACAGGACAGCCTCCAGCCCACTGTGTAGTTGTTTCAGGACTAGAACAAATGGAGACATGACACCTACCACTCTTCCTCTGACTTCTCAGGCTATAAGGCACAGTCTGGATGGTAGAGATGGCTTCAATTGGGCCACCATCACTGGGGACCATAACAGTTGTCTTCGCTACTATGGATTCATTTCCCTGTAACAAGGAGTATGTTGTTAGTGACAGcaataatgacaggacaagggattTTAGTTTGTTGGCCCCGGAAACAGGTACACACTAAGACCAACTATTTTAATGCACATGAACCCAGCTGGGACCACCATACCTGGTCTGCAGTGGAGCCAATTGATCGTATTTTCTTCTGAGGACCTGGTGGGCCTTCAATGTACTGCCTAGAAGATCGCTGAAGAGATACAGTATTTTTGTCTACAAGGCACGTATACCGTCAACAGGAGTTCAGTAGAATTAGAGGAGCAGAACAATCGTCTGCACACAGCACAACAGCATTAAGTTCTCTACAGTACCACTTTTCGTTACAAACCAGAAGGTAATCAGGAGGCCTCAAAATGCAGCTCTTTCCAATAATTGTCCTAGCCAGCTTTGTAATCCATCAATATcaatttagaggaaaaaaataggcgGTAACTGATCAAATCCCAGACTCTTAACTCTACTAGTGATGATTTTAGGCTGTCCTTTCCCACCCATGCCTACTGCATGCTAAAAGCAGACCAAAACAATCACAAGCTCCTTTACATACAGGAAAGGATTCAGCTTCCTACAGACTTTTTTCCTAACACAATAGCtgttaatgattttaaaatgctttctagCAAACCCTAGGCCATCACAAGGTACACATTTAATTAACTTTCACACAGAATCcacacagcagggctgaggTATAGCAGTAGCACACCCGTCTGAAGTTAGATTGTGACTAGCAGCTCAACATCATTATAGGCGGCTGCGAGATGACAGATGGTGACATTGTGTTACCTAGGGCTAACAGCGGCATCTATTTGAAGCAGAAGAATTGAACATACCcgcttttctctccttttcagtCTGACAGCTTTCACCACAGAGGAATCCCAGTCCTGTGGGAAATAAACAGTACTGGTTAGTTCAGTGTAAATACCACACAGCCTCTGGTCTGGGCTTTCATTAAGTTTTACCCAATGACACACCAGAGAAATGCAGATCAGCTCTACTAGTCTAATACTACAGTAATCTAAACACAAGGGGTCTCTGGAGACTATCCCTGAGGTTTTATAGGGGAAGAAAACTTCAGGACTTCGAGTTACATTACCAGTGAATCATCGGTCTTGTCAAAGCTGATGTCTGACAGAATTGAGCCAGATTCATCAATTGTAGACagcctaaaaaaaacaaattagaagaaaaagataattaGTTTGGCCTTCCATCAGCCACGACCCCCAAAATGATCTCTCCAGAGCTTTATTTCAAACCGGACTATAAAGTAAAACTCAGTTGATACTCACGCAGCGTGTCACAGACGCACATGCGGCTAGATCAATATTTGCTACTGATGTGCTCAGACAAAACACTATTTTGCCTACCTTTTGTTGCCTGAACCTCCCGTAGAAACCTGTGGCCTGTTAAGAAAGGCAAGGGCAGACTTCTGTTCTTCACTTAGCTGAATACTCCCCGATGCATCACACATGAGCAGCTCTCGAATCAGTTGTATTTGCCTCTCCTGGAAAGAGAGATAATATCAGAAGCTGCCATGGGATAAACTGTGTTTAATTACTGTAGGAACTAGTCTCAGGTATTTGAGATACCACACGGATAGACTCTCAGGACTCGTGACAATACACTGCTAAGAGCTGCAGAGCATGTGCTCGGCCAGGTAACTCTGAATAGCAGccactttttttccaaatcaaagCAGAAGGCTGCTACAAGGAGCCAAGCCAATTTGTTGTTGGtggggtttggtttgttttcctctccaggAAACAAGTTATCACGAGTGCCAGTCCTTATTTTCCATAGATCAATGCAGTTTAACCACCTCCTCTTCACGTTAACTGGAGCTAACTGGTAATAAAGGAAATACTCACCAGCTTCTCACAGTCCATTTCAGCTTTTTGCCTGCGTTTGATCTCCACATCCACTTGATTGCGAGCGTGTTTCAACTTCACACCCAAAGCACTACATTCAGCTTCGGTTTTCATCAGAAGATCCTTGTACCTGCCAAGCTCATGTTCCGTTTTCTGCAGTCTTCTCCGATATTCATCAAAGTTCTTTGCTAGCTGAATAAATTCTGGAGAGAAGGCAAATACATCTTTAACTACTCAGGCAAACAGAGGAGATGCAGCAACCCTCCTTTCACTGAGGGTAGGTTTCTATTAATATAGCTTGCTCTTAACTGAAGAGTGTTGCAAAGCTGGCCTTTCAGCACACCCAGCTACACTCTAGATGCTCACAGCATCTCACAGCTTTTCTGCTTGATACTGACACATAGGATTTGGTCTGAAAAGACCCTAAATGAGACCTTGCACAGATCAAGTCAGCTTACTGTCAGTCCGTGACTTCACATTTCTCAAGaacggaggaaaaaaaaactcaaaatctGAGTGCCTGTAGCAGTCTTATTACTCACAACCTTGTCAACAGATTCTTCAGTAACAGCTAATAATGTTTGCTGTAAGTTTATAAACATACAAACAAGCACAACATCCCACTTAGGCTGCCCACTGAAACAAAACTTACGGTATTCATTTCCTTCACTTAAAACTTCAGCCTGGCGCACGAGTTGATCAAACATACGCAGCAAATTCAGCGTGGCGGCCTCCATCTTCCTGCCAAGAAACCAGAATTAAATAAACAGCCCAGCCCTTTCTTCCCACCTCCAAATGGAAAATGCGTTACCAGTCCAAAGGAAAGAGAATGTgcttcaggattattttttttaaggcaagtTTTGGAAGctgcacaaacaaaaaatacattaagaaaTGTTTCGTGGAGATATACGCATCTAAACACTTTCCTAGGGAGTACAGATCCTCATTCCTCCACAGCTTAAGGATAGCACAGCCATATGTAGAGGCAGTATGGCTCCTCACCTGACTGCCTCAAATAACCCCCAGGACACTACAAAGGTTCAGAACCCGAGGCAAAGTGAGGGATCCCAAactattttccttctgaaagtctgcagagcacagcttgTGCCCAGGCTGTGAGTAGCTTGGTACTATATAGGCCACTAAAAACCTGAAAGTCTTCAGAGCTCCTACGATAAAAATAGAAGCAACATTCTGGGGAATTTTAATACCATTTTAAATTTAGCTGCATTTTAAGTTACAGCTCCTGCCgcaaatagcttttaaaaatgcagacagTCAGCACATTTTCCTCGAGCAGCAGCAACAATGGCATAAACAGAAGCAATGAAGGGGAAAGTCTCCAGCTCAGCACCGCAGAAATCACTTCTCCGATGCAAGAGGGTGCTGGAGTCCATAGGGCAACCCAATTGAAAAATCAGCAGCAGGTGCAGGCACTGCTGAGAGGTGCAGGATGGGGGCAACACACACCAGAAGGCTCTGGAGACCACCAAGGAAGGCTCCAAAGGGCTTTATTTATTCAATTATGGACCCTACAacacacagatatatatatagaggGGGGGGTTTATGGACCCTACAGACACATACATTTATATGGGGGCATGTGAGGACCCTACAGACACATATACTTATATGGGGGCACATATGGACCCTACAGACACACatatagatatagatacatATAAGGGGGCTTTTATGGACCTTACAgacacatatatttatatggtGGCATGTGTGGGCCCTACAGACACATAATTATCGGGACTTTCAATCTTATGCAGACCACAAGGCATAGAGGGGCTATTTGCTTAAAAAGCCTTCCTTGTAGGCTGCTTTTTTCGTCGCAAAGGGCACTTCGAGAGCTTTGTGCCTTCGCTTACAGCACCAGAACCCCCAGTGGGGGGCGAgggaagataaaataaaactaaatcacatttttaaaaaaatctctcgGGTAAACGGGCACCAGGCCTCGACGGCGGCTCCCCTGGGTGGTGGAGAGCTGAGGCGCCGGTTCAccccaaaggggggggggacgaaGCTCGGTGCCCAGCCCGGTGCCGAAGCCCCCCTCGGTTCTCCTcagccgccccccgccccaCTCACCTCAgccgccggcccggcccggcccggcgcggCGCGAGCTCCGGCTCCAACCGCCCAGCCTAACCGCCCCGCGATTCGGTTTGAATCCCTGCCGCCAGCCAATCCCGGGCCGCGCTCCGCCTTCCCGGCCTCTCATTGGCTCTTCTCGCCGCGCGTCTGAAGACAAGCTGGCGCCATGTTTGCTAAGGGCGAGGTTTCTCTCCTCCACGCAGCGGAGCGAACGTGGGAAGGGCCCGTGATGAAGGAGGAGTGGCGCCATCTttactgctggcagctgtttTCAGCTCGCGTTGCTTAGCAACAGAGCAGGCGGGCGATGCCTGCAGGGCCTAAGCTCCCCAAACCGAGGGCTGCTTTTTCTGCAGCCATTGGCACCAAAGGGCTGTTTTGGGcagaaaaagctgctgttttggggtgtttggggaaaaaaaaaaagcctcagtcTGAAGCCCAGTTGTGACTTTAAGCTATGCCAATGGCAAAGGTTGGGAGAATCTGAGAGCCCCCCATGCACTGGTTTTGCAGAGTGACATAAAACACTCAGCGTGACCCAGAGAACTGATATATTTCACTAGAAAGCTGTTTATTCAATGCTGTCCCTTGAGAAAAATGATGCCTTggctgatttttctctttgaaatgttGATCTGAGTAACAGCCAGCCACCTGTCccatgtgcaaaaaaaaaaagcaaagccccATTTCATGCCACGTACAACTCCTCCAGTCGCAGGCATTTAATATGCAAACAGATAAAACACAAGCCAAAACCCAACAATTACAAGAAGCGAAATCGCATAATCATAAAATATCAATGCACTTTAATCttttaaatctgaaacaaaacagcGGGTAATTGAAGAATGGATATTAGCAATTAGAAAGCGGAACTAAATGCTTAAAATTGCTAAGTGGAAAAGTGAGTTCGTAAAGCAGATTGCTCTCAAACATCCAGCTGCTTTGTCAGGACTGTTTTATTTAGGTTATATAGTCTGCTTTAacttaattaataataattaattcatAATAGTTTTCAAAAAGCCTCAAGGTTCCCTGAAGAGTAAAGAGTAATGAGGCTTCCTCACAGAAGATGGTCAAAATTATCTACATTTTACAGGGGAAATGTgacatggaaaagaaattcttcatccTCTGAGCCAATggcaaagcaaaaggaagacaTTGACCTTGATATTTGACCTCTTGGTATGCAAAATCACCCCAAATCCCAATTTGATCCAGTCTGGAAAGCAAGTCAAAGGTTGGTAGTTAGACCTGGCCCGGCTGAAAGCCTCTGGTACACACACAGACCATCCGGGCTCTCCTTGTAACTCCATTTCTGAGGAGGTTCAGTTCTTTTATCAACAGCCCTGAGTCTCCTGCATCTCCTGCCTGTAATTAAATCTTTGCAGCTAAGATGTCTCTATTGGCAGATCATATTTATAGGTAGGCGAGTTGTTTTAGTGTCATTCTTAAGAGTTAAGGAGCCTTTTGCTCATAAGCAaattttcccccttttaaatTGTCATCTGCATTCTTGTGCCAATAAAAAGGCACATTATTTTAGATTATGGCCCCCATGGTGCTTGTAGCGAGTTACCGCATTAGGCACTGTTTTTCAACGTTAAGCAAATTAGATTTCTTCCATATGATTTC
Proteins encoded in this window:
- the RACGAP1 gene encoding rac GTPase-activating protein 1 isoform X1, translated to MEAATLNLLRMFDQLVRQAEVLSEGNEYQFIQLAKNFDEYRRRLQKTEHELGRYKDLLMKTEAECSALGVKLKHARNQVDVEIKRRQKAEMDCEKLERQIQLIRELLMCDASGSIQLSEEQKSALAFLNRPQVSTGGSGNKRLSTIDESGSILSDISFDKTDDSLDWDSSVVKAVRLKRREKRRSSRQYIEGPPGPQKKIRSIGSTADQGNESIVAKTTVMVPSDGGPIEAISTIQTVPYSLRSQRKSGPLQPWNSDSNLGSKQLESKSESNGSCTPQNNGGVRLHEFVSKTVIKPESCVPCGKRIKFGKISLKCRSCRVVAHPECRDRCPLPCIPTLTGTPVQIGEGTLMDYVPSAPPMIPSIIVHCVNEIEQRGLHEMGLYRISGCDKTVRELKEKYLRSKNIPLLSKVDDIHAICGLLKDFLRSLKEPLLTFRLNKTFMEAAEISDEDNSIAAMYQAVSELPQANRETLAFLMLHLQRVAQSPDTKMDVTNLAKIFGPTIVAHAVPDPDAMTLLQDTKRQPKVVERLLLLPVEYWSQLMLVEQENIDPAHIIENTNAFSTPQTPDVKVSMLGPLTTPEQQLSKTPSSSSLSQKVRSTFSITPKFGSKSKSTSQLGRQANFFASPMLK
- the RACGAP1 gene encoding rac GTPase-activating protein 1 isoform X2; translation: MFDQLVRQAEVLSEGNEYQFIQLAKNFDEYRRRLQKTEHELGRYKDLLMKTEAECSALGVKLKHARNQVDVEIKRRQKAEMDCEKLERQIQLIRELLMCDASGSIQLSEEQKSALAFLNRPQVSTGGSGNKRLSTIDESGSILSDISFDKTDDSLDWDSSVVKAVRLKRREKRRSSRQYIEGPPGPQKKIRSIGSTADQGNESIVAKTTVMVPSDGGPIEAISTIQTVPYSLRSQRKSGPLQPWNSDSNLGSKQLESKSESNGSCTPQNNGGVRLHEFVSKTVIKPESCVPCGKRIKFGKISLKCRSCRVVAHPECRDRCPLPCIPTLTGTPVQIGEGTLMDYVPSAPPMIPSIIVHCVNEIEQRGLHEMGLYRISGCDKTVRELKEKYLRSKNIPLLSKVDDIHAICGLLKDFLRSLKEPLLTFRLNKTFMEAAEISDEDNSIAAMYQAVSELPQANRETLAFLMLHLQRVAQSPDTKMDVTNLAKIFGPTIVAHAVPDPDAMTLLQDTKRQPKVVERLLLLPVEYWSQLMLVEQENIDPAHIIENTNAFSTPQTPDVKVSMLGPLTTPEQQLSKTPSSSSLSQKVRSTFSITPKFGSKSKSTSQLGRQANFFASPMLK